A genomic region of Castor canadensis chromosome 16, mCasCan1.hap1v2, whole genome shotgun sequence contains the following coding sequences:
- the LOC109678995 gene encoding uncharacterized protein isoform X1 translates to MAASAGKNVNQGCAIFEDVAISFSQEEWEFLNAAQRRLYLHVMLENFALVTSVGCVHRVDDKEALMPTVCLEEVSHLRTPKAVPSTQKIHLCDICTFVLKDILHMAAPLVQKLYMTRECASLVQKHHTAENLLKWDMDRTSFEKSCELFVSRKLFNCNDLWKNFPALFDLPKTHVICNGERTNDAELEETFNNGKSCSSLVNSNKAFSHKNVAFYNLTLHNAKKLYENRKHEKNLHDVYSLGQHQRVHTGERPYECRECRKSFKERKALIVHHRVHTGERPYECRDCAKSFKQRNSLIVHQRVHTGERPYECTDCGKFFTQLHVLKEHRKVHTGERPFECRECRKSFKTRIAFIVHQRDHTGERPYECRDCGKSFKESKALVAHKRVHTGERPYECRECGKSFKYISDINKHRKIHTGERPYECRDCGNSFKERHNLVVHKRVHTGKRAHECRVCGKSFKRGRDLTEHQRVHSGERPYECAECGKSFKGRSVLTRHQRVHSAERPYVCTECGKSFKYISGITVHRKVHTGERPYACRECEKSFKQGRELTEHQRVHNGERPYKCRECGKSFKGRSGLRNHQTVHSGERPYKCGECGKSFLDIGTLLVHLRVHTDAGLLSVDNEGNSLNKDP, encoded by the exons ATGGCGGCCTCTGCAGGGAAGAACGTGAATCAG GGCTGTGCAATCTTTGAAGATGTGGCCATTTCCTTCTCCCAGGAGGAATGGGAGTTCCTTAATGCAGCTCAGAGGCGCCTGTACCTTCatgtgatgctggagaacttTGCACTTGTAACCTCCGTAG GTTGTGTACATAGAGTAGATGATAAGGAGGCATTGATGCCCACTGTTTGTCTGGAAGAGGTGTCACACTTGAGGACTCCAAAGGCAGTTCCATCCACCCAGAAGATTCACCTCTGTGACATCTGTACCTTTGTCTTGAAAGACATTTTACACATGGCTGCTCCACTTGTGCAGAAGCTGTACATGACTAGAGAATGTGCAAGCCTAGTCCAGAAGCATCACACTGCAGAAAATCTCTTGAAGTGGGACATGGACAGGACTTCATTTGAGAAGAGCTGTGAATTATTTGTGTCCAGGAAATTGTTCAATTGTAACGACCTTTGGAAGAATTTCCCAGCTCTTTTTGACCTTCCGAAGACCCATGTCATTTGTAATGGTGAGAGGACAAATGATGCTGAATTAGAGGAGACCTTTAACAATGGAAAAAGTTGTTCCAGTTTGGTTAACAGCAACAAGGctttcagccataaaaatgtgGCTTTTTATAACCTGACACTCCACAATGCAAAAAAGCTTTATGAGAATAGGAAGCATGAGAAAAACTTACATGATGTCTACTCACTTGGTCAGCACCAGagagttcacactggagaaaggccttatgagtgtagAGAATGTAGGAAATCCTTTAAGGAAAGAAAGGCCCTTATTGTACACCATagagttcacactggagaaagaCCTTATGAGTGTAGAGATTGTGCAAAATCCTTTAAGCAAAGAAATTCCCTTATTGTACACCAGAGagtccacactggagaaaggccttatgagtgtaCAGACTGTGGAAAATTTTTTACGCAACTGCATGTACTTAAAGAACACAGGAaagttcacactggagaaagaCCTTTTGAGTGTAGAGAATGTAGGAAATCCTTTAAGACAAGAATTGCCTTTATTGTACACCAGAGAGaccacactggagaaaggccttatgagtgtagAGATTGTGGGAAATCCTTTAAGGAAAGCAAGGCTCTTGTTGCACACAAGAGAGTTCATACAGGAGAAAGGCCTTACGAATGTAGAGAATGTGGGAAATCTTTTAAGTACATAAGTGATATAAATAAACACCGGAAaatccacactggagaaaggccttatgagtgtagAGATTGTGGGAATTCCTTTAAGGAAAGACATAACCTTGTTGTACACAAAAGAGTCCACACTGGAAAAAGGGCTCATGAGTGTAGAGTATGTGGGAAATCCTTTAAGCGAGGACGTGACCTTACTGAACACCAGAGAGTCCACAGTGGAGAACGGCCTTATGAATGTGCAgaatgtgggaaatcctttaAGGGGAGATCTGTTCTTACAAGACATCAGAGAGTTCACTCTGCAGAAAGGCCTTATGTGTGTACAGAATGTGGAAAATCTTTTAAGTACATAAGTGGTATAACTGTACACCGTAAagtccacactggagaaaggccttatgcGTGCAGAGAATGTGAGAAATCCTTCAAGCAAGGACGTGAACTTACTGAACACCAGAGAGTCCACAATGGAGAACGGCCTTATAAATGTAGagaatgtggaaaatcctttaAGGGAAGATCTGGTCTTAGAAACCATCAAACAGTTCActctggagaaaggccttataaATGTGGagaatgtggaaaatcctttCTGGACATAGGTACCCTTTTGGTACACCTGAGAGTGCACACAGATGCAGGTTTATTGAGTGTGGACAATGAGGGAAATTCTTTAAACAAGGACCCTTAA